A region of the Microbacterium sp. SL75 genome:
GAGCGACGTGCAGCAGGTATGGCCAGGATCCAGTTATCCCCTCGGGGCCACTTACGACGGTAACGGGACGAACTTCGCCCTGTTCAGTGAAGGAGCAGAGAAGGTCGAGCTCTGCCTCTTCGAGGAAGACGGAACGGAGACGTGCTTCGAGCTGATCGACGTCGACGCGTTCGTCTGGCACGCCTACCTCCCCAACATCCAGCCGGGGCAGCGCTACGGCTACCGCGTGCACGGGGAGTACGACCCCGCGAACGGCAAGCGCTTCAACCCCGCGAAGCTGCTCCTCGACCCGTACGCGAAGGCCGTCGAGGGCCAGGTCGACTGGGGGCAGGCGGTCTTCAGCTACGAGTTCGGCGACCCCGACTCGTTCAACGACGAGGACTCCGCCGCCCACATGATGAAGGGCGTCGTCATCAACCCGTTCTTCGACTGGTCGGGCGACCGCCAGCCGAAGATCCCCTACGCCGAGTCGTTCATCTACGAGGCCCACGTGCGCGGCCTCACCCAGCTGCACCCCGACGTACCCGAGGAGTTGCGCGGCACGTACGCCGGCATCGCCCACCCCGCCGTCATCGAGCACCTCCAGAAGCTCGGCATCACCGCGATCGAGCTCATGCCGGTGCACCAGTTCGTCAACGACTCCACCCTCGAAGAGAAGGGGCTGTCGAACTACTGGGGCTACAACACCATCGCGTTCCTCGCCCCGCAGAACACCTACTCCTCGACCGGCGACCACGGTCAGCAGGTGCAGGAGTTCAAGGCCATGGTCAAGGCTCTGCACGCCGCCGGCATCGAGGTCATCCTCGACGTGGTCTACAACCACACCGCCGAGGGCAACCACATGGGCCCGACCCTGTCGATGCGCGGCATCGACAACGAGGCGTACTACCGCCTCGAAGACGACGACAAGCGCTACTACACCGACTACACCGGCACCGGCAACAGCATGAACGTGGGCAACCCCCACACGCTGCAGCTGATCATGGATTCGCTGCGCTACTGGGTGCTCGAGATGCACGTCGACGGATTCCGCTTCGACCTGGCATCCACCCTCGCCCGCGAGTTCTACGAGGTCGACAAGCTCGCGACCTTCTTCGAGCTCGTGCAGCAGGACCCGATCGTCTCGCAGGTCAAGCTCATCGCCGAACCGTGGGACGTCGGTCCCGGCGGCTACCAGGTCGGCAACTTCCCGCCCCAGTGGACCGAGTGGAACGGCAAGTACCGCGACACCGTGCGCGACTTCTGGCGCGGCGAGCCGCAGGCCCTGGGCGAGTTCGCCTCGCGGCTGACCGGTTCGGCCGACCTGTACGAGCACTCGGGACGTTTCCCGGTGGCATCCATCAACTTCGTCACCGCGCACGACGGCTTCACGCTGCGCGACCTCGTGTCGTACAACGAGAAGCACAACGACGCCAACGGCGAAGACAACAACGACGGCGAATCGCACAACCGCTCCAGCAACATGGGCGTCGAGGGGCCGACCGACGATCAGGACGTCCTGAAGCGTCGGGCGCAGCAGCAGCGCAACTTCATCGCGACGCTGCTGCTCAGCCAGGGCGTGCCGATGCTGCTGCACGGCGACGAACTCGGTCGCACGCAGGGCGGCAACAACAACGGCTACGCGCAGGACAACGAGATCACGTGGGTGGACTGGACGAACATCGACACCCCGCTCATCGAGTTCACGGCCGCCCTCGCGCGACTGCGCAAGCAGCACCCCACCTTCCGCCGCAGCCGGTTCTTCGACGGTCGCCCCGTGAAGATGGAGGAGGGCGCTCCCATTCCCGACGTGGTGTGGCTGCGTCCCGACGGCTCGCTCATGCAGCCCGAGGACTGGGACAACGGCTTCGGCCTCGCGGTGGGCGTCTTCCTCAACGGCCAGGGAATCCGCGAGCGCGATCGTCGTGGCGAGTCGATCAGCGACGACCACTTCCTCGTGCTGTTCAACGCCGGTGACGACAAGGTCGACTTCCGCCTGCCCGACTTCGAGTACGCGCCGAAGTGGGACGCCTACGTCGACACCGCCGGCGAGCGCGCGAACACCGAGCCGCTGAGCCCCGGTGAGACGCTGCCGCTCGAGCCGAAGTCGCTCATGGTCCTGCGTGAGCACCACCTGCCCGAGCCCGAGGTCGACCACTCGGTCGCCGCCTCCCTCACCGCGCAGATCCCGGTGGTCGGCACCGACGACCTGCCCGGTCAGGCGCCCAAGCCGGAGCTGTGAGCGAGATGCGGCATCCGCTTTCGACCTATCGCCTGCAGATCCGCGAAGCGTTCACCCTCGACGACGCCGCCGAGGTCACGGGATACCTCCGTGACCTCGGGGTCTCGTGGGCGTACCTGTCGCCGATCCTCGAGGCCACGCCCGGTTCCGACCACGGCTACGACGTGGTCGACGTCGAGCGCGTCGACCCCGCACGCGGGGGCGCCGAGGGGCTCGACCGCTTCGCCGCGGCAGCGCGCGCGGCGGAGCTCGGCATCCTGATCGACATCGTGCCCAACCACATGGGCGTCTCGGAACCACGCAGCAACGCGTGGTGGTGGGACGTGCTGCGACAGGGGCGGGCGTCGGCGCACGCGAGCGCGTTCGACATCGACTGGGAATTCGGTGACGGCAAGGTGCGCGTGCCCGTGCTCGGCGACCATCTCGACGCGGTCATCGACGAGATCTCATACGACCCGACGCCGGCCGACGATGCTCCCGACGGGCTGGTCCGCTACTACGACCATGCCTTCCCGGTGGCCCCCGGTACCGGTACTTCGGACATCCGAGCTCTGCTGGACGCGCAGAACTTCGAACTGCGCTACTGGCAGGACGAAGCGGCCGACCTGAACTACCGCCGCTTCTTCGCCGTGACGACCCTCGCGGGCGTGCGCGTCGAGGTGCCGGAGGTGTTCCGGGCGACCCACGCCGAGATCCTGCGCTGGGTGCGCGAGGGCCTCGCCGACGGTCTGCGCGTGGACCACCCCGACGGTCTCGTCGATCCGGGCGGGTACTTCGATCAGCTCGCCGTCGCGCTCGAAGAGGCCGGCGAGGGCGAGGTCGGCTACGTGCTCGCCGAGAAGATCCTCGAACACGGCGAGGCGTTGCCGTCGTGGTGGAAGACCGCCGGGACCACCGGTTACGACGCTCTCGCCGAGATCGACCGTGTGCTGACCGACCCGGCGGGGGAGGCGGCGCTCGATGCCCTCGACGCGCGCCTGCGCACCGACAGCGATCTCGAGCCGCTCACCGGCTGGCACGACCTCATCCACGACACCAAGCGCAAGATCGCCGACTCGATCCAGGTGTCGGAGATCCGTCGCCTGGTGCGCGGTCTTCCGTCGGGGCTGCGCGAGGAGTTCGGGGCCGACGCGCTGCAGGACGCGCTCGCCGAGATCCTCGCGTGCTTCCCGGTGTACCGCTCGTACCTCCCCGCCGGTCGCACGCACCTCGACGCCGCCGCGGGCGAAGCCGAAGTGCGTCGTCCCGAACTGGGCGACGTGATCGAGAAGCTCGTCCCGGTGCTCGCCGACACGAGCCTCGAGGTCGCGTGGCGCTTTCAGCAGACGACCGGTCCCGTCATGGCCAAGGGCGTCGAGGACACCGCGTTCTACCGTTACACCCGGCTGGGCTCGCTCACCGAGGTGGGCGGCGACCCGGGGGAGTTCTCCCTCGACGTCGCGGGCTTCCACACCGCGCAGGCGCTGCGTCACGCGTCGTGGCCCACCGCCATGACCACTCTGTCGACGCACGACACCAAGCGCGGCGAGGACACGCGTGCCCGCATCGCGGTGCTGGCCGAGATCCCCGAGACCTGGGCCGAACGACTCGAGGAGTTCCGCGGGATCGCCTCGACCGGTCACGGCCCCTTCGACGCACTGCTGTGGCAGGCGATCGTGGGAGCGTGGCCCGCCTCGGCATCCACCCCCGAGGGGCTGAAGGTCTACCGCGAACGTCTGCACGCGTACGCCGAGAAGGCGGCGCGCGAGGCGTCCGAGGTCACCGGCTGGTGGGAGCAGGACGAGGCCTTCGAGGAGCGCATGCACGCGGTCGTCGACGCGGCCACCGGCACCGCCGCCGAGCGCGTGCGCGCCTTCGTCGACCAGATCTCGCCCGCGGGATGGTCGAACGGTCTATCCGCCAAGCTGCTGCAGATCATGGGCCCGGGCGTCCCCGACGTCTACCAGGGCTCGGAGCTGTGGGAGCAGTCGCTCGTCGATCCCGACAACCGTCGCGCGGTCGACTTCGCGGAGCGTCGCCGGCTTCTCGCCGCGATCGACGCCCCCGGAGCTGCGGCTCCGGCGGTGGATGCCACGGGAGCGGCCAAGCTCCTCGTGACGTCGCGCGCGCTGCGCCTTCGCCGTGAGCACCCGCTCGAGATCTACCGCCCGCTGGAGGCAGCGGGCGTGGCGGCTGACCACGTCGTCGCCTTCGATCGTGGCGGTGTGTTCGCGGTCGCGACCCGTCTGCCGCACGGCCTGGCGGCAGCGGGAGGCTGGCGCGACACGGTGGTGCTGCTGCCGGACACCCCCGTCGTCGACGTGCTGACCGGACGCTCGTTCGCCGGCGGCGCCGTGCCCCTGGCCGACCTGCTGGCGGTCTACCCGGTGGCCCTGCTGATCTTCTGACCCCCGATCGCGTGAGGCGTCGGCAATCGTCGCCTCACGCCCTCCCTCAGCGAAAAACCTCGGCACCTCACGCGAAGGAACACCCCTCATGAGCATCGACGTCTGGGCACCCAAGGCAGAGCGGGTGCGGCTGCGCCGGCTCGACGACAGCGGCGACAATGTCGTCGAAGACGTCGAGATGGCATCCGCGAAAGACGGCTGGTGGACGGCCCCGGTCGACCTCGCCGACGGCGAGCGGTACGGCTTCGTGCTCGGCGACGGCGACGACCTGCGCCCCGACCCGCGTTCGCGGCGTCAGCCCGGCGGCGTGCACGAGGCGTCGGCCTGGTTCGATCCCTCGGTGTACGCCTGGAACGACGCCGCGTGGACGGGCAAGCAGCTCGCGGGCGGCCTGATCTACGAGCTGCACCTCGGAACCTTCACCCCCGAGGGAACACTGGATGCCGCGGTCGGCCGCCTCGATCACCTCGTCGACCTGGGGGTGACCCACGTCGAGCTGCTGCCGGTGAACGGCTTCAACGGTACGTGGAACTGGGGCTATGACGGGGTGCTCTGGTACACCGTGCACGAGGCCTACGGCGGACCCGAGGCGTACCAGCGTTTCGTCGATGCGGCCCACGCGGCCGGACTCGCCGTCATCCAGGACGTCGTCTACAACCACCTCGGTCCCTCGGGCAACTACCTGCCCGAGTTCGGCGAGTACCTGCGCGAAGGCAGCCGTAACACCTGGGGCGACTCGGTCAATCTCGATGAAGACGCTGTCCGCGCGTACATCGTCGAGAACGCACTGATGTGGATGAGCGACTACCACGTCGACGGCCTGCGCCTCGATGCCGTGCACGCTCTGCTCGACCATCGCGATCCGCACGTGCTGCAGGAGATCGCCGAACGCACCGACGCGCTGTCGGCGCACCGCGGCATCCCGCTCACCACCATCGCCGAGAGCGACATGAACGACCCGAAGCTGATCCTCCCGCGCGAGGCCGGCGGATACGGCCTGACCGCGCAGTGGTCGGACGACTGGCACCACACGGTGCACGTCGCCCTGACCGGCGAGACGATCGGCTACTACGAGGACTTCGCCGACGTCGAGGCCTTCCGAAAGGTCAACGAGGGCGGCTTCTTCCACGACGGCACGTACTCATCGTTCCGCGAGGAGAAGCACGGCAAGCCCATTCCCGCGGACGTTCCGAACTGGCGCCTCGTGACCTTCGCGCAGGATCACGACCAGATCGGCAACCGGGCCGCGGGCGACCGTCTGTCGCAGACGCTCGGCTACGACCGCCTGGCCGCCGCCGCCGTGCTCACGCTCACCGCCCCGGGCACTCCGATGCTCTTCATGGGCGAGGAGTGGGGCGCGACGACGCCCTGGCAGTTCTTCACCTCTCACCCCGAGCCCGAGCTCGGCAAGGCCACCGCCGAGGGACGCATCGCCGAGTTCGAGAAGATGGGCTGGGACGAATCCACCGTCCCTGACCCGCAGGATCCCTCGACGTTCGAGAACTCCCGGCTCGACTGGGACGAGGCGGGCGAGGGCGGTCACGCCCAGCTGCTCGGCCTGTACCGCGAGCTCGCGAAGCTGCGGCGCGAGCGCCCCGAGTTGACCGACCCGTCGCGCGAGGGGCTGTCCGCGGCGGCCAGGGAGGCCGAGGGCGGCCGGGTCTACGAACTACGTCGCCGCGACCTCGTCGTGATCGTCAACCTCTCGGATGCCGCGGCCTCGGCGTCCGTGGCATCCGGTGCTCGTGTGCTGCTGGCGACGGCGGAGGGCGTCGTGCTCGATGGCTCCGAGGTGACGGTGCCGGCCGGGGCGAGCGCGATCGTCGGCCCCGCACTCTGACGTCATGACGAACGGTCCCGACCTCGTAAGGGGCGGGGCCGTTCGTCGTTCACGCCTTGCGCGTGGGGTTGACGGCTCTGGCATCCCCGCCACCCACACCGCGGCGGCGGCTGCGACGAAGAGGGCGACGAGCAAGATGAAACGGAGAGAATCCACGCCCCGATCGAGCTCCCCGAGAATGCGGCATCCGCCCCTCTTGCGGAACGGATGCCGCGGGCCTCGGCGGTCAGTCCACGCTTCGGCGGACCAGGCGGAGCACGCTGACGATCGCCGGCGGCACGAGCACGATCGCGGCCACGATGATCGCGGTCACACCGATCGGCGCGCTCTGCGGCTCGCCGCTGAAGCGCTCGACGGCCAGCCAGCTGAGCCCCCAGGCCAGGGCGAGCGCGGGTGTGACGCGCCACGCGGTGCGCCACGCGATCGAAAGACCGATGAGAGCGACCACGATCAGGACGGCGATACCGATGGCATCCGCCGCGTTCTCCCACTCCGCCGGCACGATGGTCGTGAGCCAGGCGGCGGCGTTGGCGACGGTGGCGAGGGTGACCCAGCCGAGGTGGAGGCCCGTGACCCCGTCGATGAGGACGGAATCGACGACGCCGTCGCGCGGTTCGCGCGTCGCCACGGCGACGCGGAACGTCCAGCAGAGAGCCGCGAGCAGGAGGACGATCACGACGACCGTGAGCAACAGCGTGCCGAAGCGGGCCGCGACCAGCCACAGGCCGTTGAGGCTCATCGTGAGGGCGATCAGCCAGCCGAGCGCGCGCTGGCGCGCATTGGTGCGCTGGCCGGGGAGAGCCTGCCAGATCGCATACGCGATCAGGCCGAGGTAGATGACCGACCAGATCGAGAAGGCCGGACCCGCCGGGGCGAGGTAGGAGCCGTCGGTGTTGAGGGCGCCGCCCTGCTGATCCTGCACGGCCGAGTTGCCGAAGGCGCCCGCCCCGATCACTGCGGCGATCAGCATGAACGACACCGTGGAAAGGACGACGATCTGACGTGCGAGGTCGCTCCCCCGCCATTGCGTTGCTGCGTTCATACCTAGAACACTAGAAAAGCTAGGTAAATATGGCAGTCGGGGTTGACTTCTGACGGCGGGTGATCCCCCCGGGCAGACCCGAGTCGGGGGCGCCGACGCCGACGGGCGCGGCTCAGGCCGCGACGGATCGGGCGGCGAAGGAGCGCAGAAGGCGCGTGGGCTGCTCGACCGACGCGGTGCGCACGTGTGCCGAGACCTCGTCGAACGCGTCGGCATCGAAGTACCCCGCGTCGCGGTAGACGACCATGCGCGCGACGAACGCCTCGGTCGTGGGCTCGGGGTGGAACTGCGTGGCCCACAGTCCGGACCCGGCGCGATAGGCCTGCACGGGGCACGCGTCGTTCTCGGCGAGCAGCGTCGCGCCCGGGGGGACGATCGCCGTGCCTTCCTTGTGCGCGGTCAGCGCCTCGAAGCGGGGATTCAGGATGCCGAACAGCTCGTCGTTGCGACCCGCCTCGGTGAGCACGATGTCGGTGGGGCCCGTGCCCTCGGGGTGCAGCAAACTCACCCTGCCCCCGAGCAGACGCGTGACGACACCGATACCGAAGCACGTGAACAGCGCATTCGTGCGACCCTCGATGGCCGCGCCCGCCAGGCGTTCGAGGTCGCGCTCGAGGCGGCGCTGCTCGTCGGTCTTGCCGGGGTCGGTGACGTTGAAAGGACTGCCGCCGACGACGATCGCGGCGTACCGGTCGAGGTCCGCCGGCAGCGGCTCGCGAACGAGGTCGTGGTGCACGAGGTCGTCGTCTCGCACGCCGAGACCGTCGCGGAACGAGGCCCACTCGGCCACGGCCGCCTCACGCTGCGGGCGAACGCAGACGTAGAGCAAGGAAGCGGTCACCCGGAGATTCTACGCGGGCGACTTTCCGCACCGTCAGGGGGTGACACGGAGCGAAACGTGGGTGCGCCAATGCCCGGTCAGCGCGAGGATCGCGCGGTTCGGCCGCGCACGACGCCCACGAACATCTCGACATCGGGGGTCGTGCGCTCGCGGAGCCACGCGAGAGCGACCCGGGATCGCGGACCGTCCCGCAGGATGCGGTACTCGACGTCGCGGCGCTGATGAGCGCGAGCAAGGGACATCGGCACGATCACGACGCCGACGCCCGCAGCCACCGTCGCGATGGCTTCGGCGGTGTCGGCCGGGGGTGCGAACGCCGGGGCGACGGCGTCCGGGATTGACAGGTGCAAGACGTCGTCGGCGGCCGCGATGACGACCTCGCCCCGCAGATCGGCGATCTCGAGCTCGTCGGCCGCGGTCAGGTCGGAGTCGGCGGACATGACCACGACGGGTTCCTCCTCGTAGAGGGGAATCACGTTCACGTCGTCTGACTCCTCGACGGGAAGGCGGATGAGCGCCGCGTCGACCTCGTCGAGCGCTTCGAGCTGGGTGGCGACGGAGATCTCACGCAGCTCGAGAGCGACGTGCGGCATGCGTTCGCGCCACAGCCCGATCCACTTGCCGGGGGTTGCTCCGGGAATCGCGCCGAGCACGAAGTCCCGCGGTTCCTCGCGCGGCGGCGGGGTCGGTCGCTCGGCCTTCGCCTTCGGCTTCGCCGCGCGTGAACGCCCTGCCGCGGCGGGCTTCGCTGCCCCGCTGCGTCGAGGTGCGCCGCTGCGCCCGCGGGACCCGTTGCCTTTCGCCATGGCTCCAGGCTAGCCGCGGCACTAACGTGGGAGGCATGATCGGCATCCTGGCGCTTGTCTTCGCGGGACTCGCGGCCCTGCTTCACGTCTACATCTTCGTGCTCGAGAGCGTGCGCTGGACGCGGCCGAAGACGTGGAAGGTCTTCGGGATCGCCGACCAGCAGACGGCGGATGCCACGCGGCCCATGGCCTACAACCAGGGCTTCTACAACCTGTTCCTCGCGATCGGAGCGGTCGTCGGCATCGTGTTCTGGACGGTGAACGGGGTCGGCGATGCCGTCGGCCGCACGCTGCTGATCTTCTCGCTGGGGTCGATGCTCGCCGCGGCACTCGTCCTGGTCACCTCGGGTGCGAAGTACCTGCGCCCGGCCAGTATCCAGGGAACCCTGCCCCTGATCGGGCTGGTCCTGGCGATCTTCGCCTGAGGCCGCCAGGGCCCGGACAAGCGAAAACCCGCACGCTCAGTCGAGTCGTGCGGGTCATGGATGCCGCGGTGGGCACGACCTCGTCAGGCTGCCAGCCGCAGTCCTCGTCGATCCGTCGCCACGGCTTCGCCGTCGTTGATGATCTCGTCGTCGCCGATGAGCGATCCCATCGCGATGCGAGCGTTGTGGCCGACCTGCGTGCGGACGCCGATGTGAGCGCCCGCGCCGATCACCGCTCCCGCGCAGATGTGTGCGTGCGGCTCGATGTGAGCCTCCGGGCCGATCACGGCGTCTGACTCGATCCAGGCACCGCGGCCGACACGAACACCCGCGGCGATCTGCACGCCGGGTTCGACGTAGGCGCCGTTCTCGACCAGCGCCGACGGGTGGACCTTCGCGCCGTGCGCGACGAGTCCGCGACCATTGACGTGCTTGCGGTAACGCAGCGTCTCGCCGTGGTCGTTTTCGATGTCGATGTAGTTCTTTCCCACGATCCCCTCCGGTCGGCCATCGGGTTGAGCCGACATGTATCACAACGGGCCGGGAATGACGTTCATTCCCTCGAATGCTTCTTCGTCGCCGATACCGTCATCGGTTTCCTCGATGTCGAGGAAAGCGCGAAGCGCGGAGCGCGGCGTGGAGTTGTCCCCCTGTTTTCGCACGCCGGACGAAGGGTGCCGGGCGGCTTGACACGGGGCGCGGAAAGAGTCGGTTCTGCGCGGCGCCCTCTCGCGTGCTGCGCGGCGGGTCGACCCGAATGCGGTGTGGACCCGGTCGGCCGGGATGCGCCGCAGTCCGGGAGGCGGACGCCCCGCGGCGGCCCGTCTCAGCCGGGCTGACAGGTGGGGCACCAATAGACGTTGCGCTCGCTCGTCGCGGAGGCGCCGAGCGAGGTCGCACGGATCGGGGTTCCGCAGCGGCGACAGGGGGCGCCCTCGCGACCGTAGACCCAGAAGCGACGCCCGGGCCGGCTGTCGCCGGTGAAGGTGCGCTCGGGGCGCGGCAGGTTGGCGCGGATCATGCGCTCGCCGAGCGCGATCGTCGCTTGCACGTCGATCTCCGTGGCGGGGGTGGTCGGCGCGATGCCTCGGACGAAGAGCAGCTCGTTCGCGTACACGTTGCCGAAGCCGGCGACGTTGCGCTGGTCCAGCAGCGCGACGTGTGCAGCTCTGTCGTCGGCGGAGACGCGACGGACCGCTTCGGCCTCATCCCAGTCGTCGGCGAGCAGATCGGGGCCGAGGTGTCCGACCACGGTGTGCTCGTCGCTCGTGCGCAGGACTTCGACCATCGCGAGGTCGAAACCGACGGCGTCTGCGCCCGCGACGCCGACGATCGCCCGCGCCTTGAACGCCTGTCGCCGCCAGCGCTCGCCCGGGCGGTAGAGGTCCCATCGGCCCTCCATCTTCAGGTGCGAGTGCAGTGTGAAGCCGCCGATCCTGTGCAGCAGGTGCTTGCCGCGAGCAGCGACCTCGTGCACGGTTTCCCCGCGCAGGTCGGCGGTGGCGCTCCCCGGCACACGGATGTCGAACCGTGTGACCACCTTGCCGGCGAGGGCCGCCGACAGCTTCGCCGCGGCGCGGTAGACGGTATCGCCCTCAGGCACGGGCGGCCTCGCGCAGGGTGTCGCCGGCGGTGAGTTTGCGCAACGTCAGGCCCTTGGGCGATTCGACGAATCCGCCCTCGCGCAGGGCTCGGCCGACCGCGGTGCCGTAGACGAACTCCCCGTTGACCTGTTCGACGGTGAGGGTTTCGAGACGCCTCTTCTTCGCGGTCTCGGCGAGGTGTCGGGCCGCCGCCTGCAGCACCGCTTCGTCGTCGGTGAAAGCGAGCGCGCTGCGACCGCCGCGTTCGAGGTAGAGCGCGAGCTCACCGTCGACGAGTACGACGAGGCCTCCGGCCTTACGGCCCGGTCGGTGCGTGACCCCTTCGATCGCGGGCCAGCCGAGGGCCGCACCGTACGGGTTGGCGGGATCGGTGGCGGCGAGCGTCAGGGTGCGCAAGGGCGGGGGATCGGCGACCGCGGCGAACTCGCGCAGCCGATCGACCGTTGCCGAGGCTGCGAACTGCGCGGCGCCGAGCTTCTCGATCACGTACCCGCGACGGCAGTGTCCGGCCTCTTCGAAGCCGGCGAGGATGCGGTACACCTGGGCGAAGCCGCCGGGCACGCCCTCGGACTGCACGGCGCCGCGCGTCACCACCCCGTACCGATCGAGCAGGAGGCTCGCCGAGGCCGTGGCGCGGGCTGCGGGGTCCTCCTCGCGCTCGGGGAGGAGCGACCACCGACCGCCCAGGGACGGCGGACGCGGCGCGGAGGTGGCCCGCGGCATGGTCGCGCCGCGGTACATACGCGCGCGTGGTGCGCGGCGGGCGACGCGGTGCGACTGGCCCCCACCGCTGAGCAGCGTGCGGATCGGGGCGAAGGTGTCGTTCGTCACCCGGCCCGCCCAGGTGAGCGCCCAGAGGGCGTCGTTGACGGACTGCTCGTTCTCGGCGCCGACGAGCTGTCTCAGCTGGGTGGCGAAGTACGCACCCCCGCTCTCCAGGGCCGAGAGCAGGCGCGCCTCGAGCGAATCGGGCGCGGGATCGTCGGCGTCCTCGGGGTCTTGCAGGGTGAACGGCGCCGCCTCGGCCGGGTGCAGGGCGATCCACCCGTCGCGACCGGGCAGGGTGCCGTGGCCCGACCAGACCACCTCTCCGGTGGCGGTGAGCTCGTCCAGTAGGGCGGGGGAGTAGTCCGCCACGCGCGAGGGCAGGATGAGCGACTCCCACGCGCTCGCCGGAATGGGGACGCCCGCGAGCTGCTCGATCACGGCGAGCACCCCGTCGATGCCCTCGAGGGGGCGACCCAGATGCTGCCATACGGGCAGGAACCGGGCGTACGCGGCCGGAGGGACCGGCTCGACGCTGCCTCGGATGGCCGCCAGCGATCGCATACGCAGGCGTCGCAGCACCTCGACGTCGCACCACTCGGTCTCGTCGCCGCGGATACCGCCCGACGCCTCGGGAAGGAAGAACCCACTGGCGAGGCGCCCCTGAGACTCGAGGCGCTGCAGCGTGAGCCGCGCAACCGCTACCCCCACGCCCAGGCGTTCGGCGACGGCATCCGTCGTGAAGGGCGCGTGCGTGCGCGCGAAGCGGGCGACGAGATCGCCCAGGGGATCGGGGAAAGGCTCGAGGAACGCGTTGGGGATGCCGACGGGCAGCGCCGCGCCCAGGGCATCGCGGAGGCGACCGGCGTCTTCGATCCCGGCTGTGCGCGAGACTCCGGCGATCGTCACGCGGATCGCCCGCCGGTCGTCGACGAGGGTGGCGAGGTGCTGCTCGGCCTCGGCCTGTGCGTCGCCCTCGGTGTCGACTCGCGCAGCCACCTCGGCCGCGTCGAGGGGGCCGAGGATACGCAACAGGTCGGCCACTCCCTCGGCGCCCCGGACTCGGCGATCGGGGTCGAGGCGCTGAGCTTCGCGCTCGAACTGGGCGATGACGTCGGGGTCGAGAAGCTCGCGCATCTCGACCTTGCCGAGCAGCTCGCTCAGGAGCGCCGGGTCGACCGAGAGCGCCGCCGCACGTCGCTCCGCGAGAGGGGAGTCGCCCTCGTACATGAAGGCGCCGACGTAACCGAAGAGCAGATCGCGCGCGTACGGGGAGGGCTGCGACGTCGTGATCTCGACGAGACGGATCTTGCGCTCTCCGATCTGTCGCGTGAGGCGGAGGAGAGCCGGAAGGTCGTAGACGTCTTGCAGTACCTCGCGCAGCGTCTCGAGGATGATCGGGAACGCCGGGTGCCTCTTGGCCACCTCGAGCAACTGCGCGGAACGCTGGCGCTGCTGCCAGAGCGGGGAGCGGCGGTTCGGATTCAGCCGGGGCAGGAGCAACGCTCGAGCGGCGCATTCGCGGAAGCGCGAGGCGAACAGAGCGGATCCGCCCACCTCGTCGGTGACGATCTGTTCGAGCTCGTCGGGCTCGAAGACGAAGAGATCGGCCCCGGGCGGCTCCGCCGCGGCATCCGGGACCCGGGCGATGATGCCGTCATCGCTGGCGACCGCCGCCCCCTCGACACCGAGGCGTTCGCGGATGCGTGCGTTGACCGCGAGCGCCCACGGCGCGTGCACCTGCATGCCGTACGGCGAGTGCAGGATGATGCGCCAGTCGCCGACCTCGTCGCGGCTGCGCTCGACGGTCAGCGTGCGATCGGTGGGGA
Encoded here:
- the glgX gene encoding glycogen debranching protein GlgX yields the protein MSDVQQVWPGSSYPLGATYDGNGTNFALFSEGAEKVELCLFEEDGTETCFELIDVDAFVWHAYLPNIQPGQRYGYRVHGEYDPANGKRFNPAKLLLDPYAKAVEGQVDWGQAVFSYEFGDPDSFNDEDSAAHMMKGVVINPFFDWSGDRQPKIPYAESFIYEAHVRGLTQLHPDVPEELRGTYAGIAHPAVIEHLQKLGITAIELMPVHQFVNDSTLEEKGLSNYWGYNTIAFLAPQNTYSSTGDHGQQVQEFKAMVKALHAAGIEVILDVVYNHTAEGNHMGPTLSMRGIDNEAYYRLEDDDKRYYTDYTGTGNSMNVGNPHTLQLIMDSLRYWVLEMHVDGFRFDLASTLAREFYEVDKLATFFELVQQDPIVSQVKLIAEPWDVGPGGYQVGNFPPQWTEWNGKYRDTVRDFWRGEPQALGEFASRLTGSADLYEHSGRFPVASINFVTAHDGFTLRDLVSYNEKHNDANGEDNNDGESHNRSSNMGVEGPTDDQDVLKRRAQQQRNFIATLLLSQGVPMLLHGDELGRTQGGNNNGYAQDNEITWVDWTNIDTPLIEFTAALARLRKQHPTFRRSRFFDGRPVKMEEGAPIPDVVWLRPDGSLMQPEDWDNGFGLAVGVFLNGQGIRERDRRGESISDDHFLVLFNAGDDKVDFRLPDFEYAPKWDAYVDTAGERANTEPLSPGETLPLEPKSLMVLREHHLPEPEVDHSVAASLTAQIPVVGTDDLPGQAPKPEL
- the treZ gene encoding malto-oligosyltrehalose trehalohydrolase, whose protein sequence is MSIDVWAPKAERVRLRRLDDSGDNVVEDVEMASAKDGWWTAPVDLADGERYGFVLGDGDDLRPDPRSRRQPGGVHEASAWFDPSVYAWNDAAWTGKQLAGGLIYELHLGTFTPEGTLDAAVGRLDHLVDLGVTHVELLPVNGFNGTWNWGYDGVLWYTVHEAYGGPEAYQRFVDAAHAAGLAVIQDVVYNHLGPSGNYLPEFGEYLREGSRNTWGDSVNLDEDAVRAYIVENALMWMSDYHVDGLRLDAVHALLDHRDPHVLQEIAERTDALSAHRGIPLTTIAESDMNDPKLILPREAGGYGLTAQWSDDWHHTVHVALTGETIGYYEDFADVEAFRKVNEGGFFHDGTYSSFREEKHGKPIPADVPNWRLVTFAQDHDQIGNRAAGDRLSQTLGYDRLAAAAVLTLTAPGTPMLFMGEEWGATTPWQFFTSHPEPELGKATAEGRIAEFEKMGWDESTVPDPQDPSTFENSRLDWDEAGEGGHAQLLGLYRELAKLRRERPELTDPSREGLSAAAREAEGGRVYELRRRDLVVIVNLSDAAASASVASGARVLLATAEGVVLDGSEVTVPAGASAIVGPAL
- the treY gene encoding malto-oligosyltrehalose synthase — encoded protein: MRHPLSTYRLQIREAFTLDDAAEVTGYLRDLGVSWAYLSPILEATPGSDHGYDVVDVERVDPARGGAEGLDRFAAAARAAELGILIDIVPNHMGVSEPRSNAWWWDVLRQGRASAHASAFDIDWEFGDGKVRVPVLGDHLDAVIDEISYDPTPADDAPDGLVRYYDHAFPVAPGTGTSDIRALLDAQNFELRYWQDEAADLNYRRFFAVTTLAGVRVEVPEVFRATHAEILRWVREGLADGLRVDHPDGLVDPGGYFDQLAVALEEAGEGEVGYVLAEKILEHGEALPSWWKTAGTTGYDALAEIDRVLTDPAGEAALDALDARLRTDSDLEPLTGWHDLIHDTKRKIADSIQVSEIRRLVRGLPSGLREEFGADALQDALAEILACFPVYRSYLPAGRTHLDAAAGEAEVRRPELGDVIEKLVPVLADTSLEVAWRFQQTTGPVMAKGVEDTAFYRYTRLGSLTEVGGDPGEFSLDVAGFHTAQALRHASWPTAMTTLSTHDTKRGEDTRARIAVLAEIPETWAERLEEFRGIASTGHGPFDALLWQAIVGAWPASASTPEGLKVYRERLHAYAEKAAREASEVTGWWEQDEAFEERMHAVVDAATGTAAERVRAFVDQISPAGWSNGLSAKLLQIMGPGVPDVYQGSELWEQSLVDPDNRRAVDFAERRRLLAAIDAPGAAAPAVDATGAAKLLVTSRALRLRREHPLEIYRPLEAAGVAADHVVAFDRGGVFAVATRLPHGLAAAGGWRDTVVLLPDTPVVDVLTGRSFAGGAVPLADLLAVYPVALLIF